The DNA sequence TCCAGATCACCGGACCTGTAGGCGTCGGGCGTCACCTTGTTGTCCGAGCGGACCACGGAGACGTCGCCCTTGCCGCTCTGGGCGTCGACCTTCCAGCCCTTCTCGGAGATCCAGTTGAGGAAGGCCACGTCCTGGGTGTTGCCGAGCTGCGGGGTGGCGATCTTCTTGCCCCTGACATCGTCCGGGGTCTTGATCCGGTCCGGGTTGACGACCAGCTTCACCCCGCCGGAGGCCGAACCGGAGATGATCCGCAGTCCCTGGCCCTGGGACTTGCTGAAGCCGTTGATGGCGGGGGAGGGGCCGATGAAGCCGATGTCGATGGACCCGGCGTTCAGTGCCTCGATCTCGGAGGGGCCCGCGTTGAAGGTCGTGGACTCGACGCGGGTCCCGCCCAACTCCTTCTGGATGGTGCCTTCCCGGATGCCGACCAGGGCGGTGGCGTGCGTGATGTTCGGGAAGTAGCCGATCTTCACGGTGTCCGTGGAGAGCTTCTTCCCGCCGGCGGAGACGTTCGCCTTCTCGGCGTCGTCGGCCTTGGCCTGGGAGCCGTAGCCGCACGCGGTGGCCGTCAGGGCGAGCAGCGGCAGCGCAGCGACGGCGGCGATGGAGCGGCGAACGGTGGATCGGGGGGCAGGCACGGGAGGAGTTCCTCTCGTCGGCCCGGCGCTCGCGCCCCGCTGGCTGGTCAGGGGGGCGCGGCCGGGAGGTCGGCAGGTCTACGGCGGTACGGGCGGTGCGGGTGGTGAGGGAGGGCGCGCGAGCGGTGCGCGTACGTCCTCACGCACATCGCCCGATCCCGCCCTGACCTCCCCCGAGCTCTCGCGTGCGCTCGCGCGGGGGGTGCCCCCTCCCGGGGGTGCCGCTGCCGGCCCGGCCACCCTCCTTCGCGAGGGTGGAGAAGAATCCGGCGGCCATCAGAAGTCCCACTCGGCGTCGTCGTCGGCGGCCGGGGCGGCGGCTTCGGCGACCGCCGCGAACGAGGCGCCCGCCATGCCGGCGCTCAGCGTCGTACCGTCCGCCGGGTCGATCAGGAGGAACGAACCGGTGCGCCGGGAGTCCGCGTAGGCGTCGAGTGCGAGCGGCTCGGCGGTGCGCACGACGACCCTGCCGATGTCGTTGGCGACGAGCTGCCCGGGGGCCGGGTGCTGGGAGAGGTCGTCCAGGGTGAGCCGCGACGGGATGTCCTTGACGATCGCCTTGACCGTACGGGTGGTGTGCTTGAGCAGCACCCGCTGGCCCACCGAGAGCGGCTGGTCGGCGACGTGGCAGACGGTGGCCTCGACGTCCCGCGTCACGGCGGGGGCGTCGTCGGCGGGGGCGATCAGGTCACCGCGTGAGATGTCGATGTCGTCGGCCAGCCGGATCGTCACCGACTGCGGGGCCCAGGCGGTCTCGACGCTCTCCCCGAGCGCGTCGATGCCCGTGATCGTCGAGGTGCGCCCCGAGGGGAGTACGGAGACGGGCTCACCGACCCGGAACACCCCGGCCGCGATCTGACCGGCGTAACCCCGGTAGTCGGGGTGTTCGGCGGTCTGCGGGCGGATCACGTACTGCACCGGGAAGCGCGCGTGGCAGGCGGTGAGGTCGTGGCTGACCGGCACCGTCTCCAGGTGCTCCAGGACGGTCGGCCCGCCGTACCAGTCCATGTGCGCGGACGGCTCCACCACGTTGTCGCCGGCCAGCGCCGAGATCGGGATCGCGGTGATCTCCGGGACGCCGAGCGACGCGGCGTACGCGGTGAACTCCTCCGCTATCGCGGCGAACACGGGCTCCGCGTAGTCGACCAGGTCCATCTTGTTGACGGCCAGCACCACGTGCGGGACGCGCAGCAGCGCGGCGACGGCGGCGTGCCGGCGGGTCTGCTCGACGACCCCGTTGCGGGCGTCGACCAGGACCACGGCCAGTTCCGCCGTGGAGGCGCCGGTCACCATGTTGCGGGTGTACTGCACATGGCCCGGGGTGTCCGCGAGGATGAACCGGCGGCGCGCGGTGGCGAAGTAGCGGTAGGCGACGTCGATGGTGATGCCCTGCTCGCGCTCGGCCCGCAGCCCGTCGGTCAGCAGCGCGAGGTCCGGCGCGTCCTGGCCGCGGTTCAGTGAGGCCTGCTCGACGGCCTCCAGCTGGTCGGTGAGGATCGACTGGGAGTCGTGCAGCAGGCGCCCCACGAGGGTGGACTTGCCGTCGTCGACCGACCCGGCGGTGGCGAACCGCAGCAGAGTGGTGGCCGCCAGCCGCTCGGCCGAGAGGATGGGTGTGGTCATGGTTAGAAATACCCCTCGCGCTTGCGGTCTTCCATCGCGGCCTCGGACATCTTGTCGTCGGCCCGGGTCGCGCCCCGCTCGGTGAGCCGGGAGGCGGCGATCTCGGTGATCACGGCGTCCAGCGTGGTGGCGTCGGAGTCGACGGCCCCGGTGCAGGACATGTCGCCGACCGTGCGGTAGCGGACCAGTCGGGTCTCGGTGGCCTCGTGCTCCTTGGGCCCGCCCCAGTGCCCGGCGGTCAGCCACATGCCGCCGCGGTTGAAGACCTCGCGTTCGTGGGCGAAGTAGATCTCCGGGAGCTCGATGGACTCGCGCTCGATGTACTGCCAGACGTCCAGCTCGGTCCAGTTGGAGATCGGGAAGACGCGGACGTGCTCGCCCGGGGCGTGCCGGCCGTTGTACAGCTGCCACAGCTCGGGGCGCTGGCGGCGCGGGTCCCACTGCGAGAACTCGTCGCGCAGCGAGAAGACCCGTTCCTTGGCGCGTGCCTTCTCCTCGTCGCGCCGCCCGCCGCCGAACACGGCGTCGAAGCGGTGCTGCTGGATCGCCTCGGTGAGCGGGACGGTCTGGAGCGGGTTGCGGGTGCCGTCGGGGCGCTCGCGGAGCTTCCCGGCGTCGATGTACTCCTGCACGGAGGCGACGTGCAGCCGCAGCCCGTGCTTCTTCACCGTGCGGTCGCGGTACTCCAGGACCTCGGGGAAGTTGTGCCCGGTGTCCACGTGCAGCAGCGTGAACGGCACCGGCGCGGGCGCGAACGCCTTGAGCGCCAGGTGCAGCATCACGATGGAGTCCTTGCCGCCGGAGAACAGGATCACCGGCCGCTCGAACTCGCCCGCCACCTCACGGAAGATGTGCACCGCCTCCGACTCCAGGGAGTCCAGGTGGCTGAGCGTGTACGGGTTGACGGTGCCTTCCGGCACGGTGGCGACGGTGCTCACGCCAGGCCCCTCTCGGTGAGCAGCGCGTGGAGCGCCGCTGCGGACTCCTGCACGGTCTGCTGGTGCGACTCGATCCGCAGGTCGGGCGATTCGGGGGCCTCGTAGGGGTCGTCGACCCCGGTGAGGCCGCTGATCTCGCCGGCCGCCTGCTTGGCGTACAGCCCCTTCACATCGCGTACGGAGCACACCTCGACGGGTGTCGCGACGTGCACCTCCAGGTAAGTGGTGGACTCGGCGGCGTGCCGCTTGCGGACGGCCTCGCGGCTGTCGGCGAACGGGGCGATGACGGGGACCAGCACCTTCACGCCGTTGGCGGCGAGGAGTTCGGCGACGAAGCCGATCCGGGCCACGTTGGTGTGGCGGTCCTCGCGGGAGAAGCCGAGGCCCGCGGAGAGGAACTCGCGGATCTCGTCGCCGTCGAGCACCTCGACCCGGTGGCCCTCGGTCCGCAGGCGGCCCGCCAGTTCGTACGCGATGGTGGTCTTGCCCGCGCTCGGCAGACCGGTCAGCCAGATCGTGGCTCCCGTCTCCGTCACGCTCATCGAAGTCTCCTGATCAGTCGTCATCAGCCGTGCAGCCCGCATTCCGTCTTGCCCCGTCCGGCCCAGCGGCCGGCCCGTGCGTCCTCGCCCTCCAGCACCCGGCGGGTGCAGGGCGCGCAGCCGACGGAGGCGTAGCCGTCCATCAGCAGCGGGTTGGTGAGCACCCCGTGCTCGGCGACGTAGGCGTCCACGTCGTCCTGGGTCCAGCGGGCGATGGGGGAGACCTTCACCTTGCGGCGCTTGGCGTCCCAGCCGACGACCGGGGTGTTCGCCCGGGTCGGGGACTCGTCGCGGCGCAGGCCGGTCGCCCAGGCGGCGTACGCGGTCAGGCCGTCCTCCAACGGCTTCACCTTGCGCAGCGCGCAGCACAGGTCGGGGTCGCGGTCGTGCAGCTTCTCACCGTGCTCGGCGTCCTGCTCGGCGACGGTCTGCCGTGGAGTGATCGTGATGACGTTGACGTCCATCACCGCGTCCACCGCGTCCCGGGTCCCGATGGTCTCCGGGAAGTGGTAGCCGGTGTCCAGGAAGACCACGTCCACGCCCGGCATCACCCGCGACGCCAGATGCGCGACCACGGCGTCCTCCATCGAGGAGGTGACGCAGAAGCGCGGCCCGAAGGTGGCTGCCGCCCACTCCAGGATGTCGGTGGCGGAGGCGTCCTCCAGCTCCCGTCCGGCCCGCTCGGCCAGCTCCCGGAGCTCCTCGTCGCCGAGCTGTCCGGCCAGCAGAGTGTCCGTCATATCCGGTCCCCCTCACCGTGGTTGCGCTGAACACCCCGGGTCAGCAGGCCCAGGAACTTCAGCTGGAACGCACGGTTGCAGGAAGCGCATTCCCAGGCGCCGTGGCCGGTCTCGTTGGGGCGCAGGTCCTCGTCGCCGCAGTACGGGCAGTGGAACGGGGCGGCTCGCTCGCTCATGACAGCGACTCCGCACCGGCGCGCGCCACCCAGGTCGCGAAGCGCTCGCCGTCCTCGCGCTCCTCCTGGAAGCGGCCGAGCACCCGCTCGACGTAGTCCGGCAGTTCGGCCGAGGTGACCTTCAGGCCGCGGACCTTGCGGCCGAACCCGGCCTCCAGGCCGAGCGCCCCGCCGAGGTGCACCTGGTAGCCCTCGACCTGGTTGCCGCTCTCGTCCAGCATCAGCTGGCCCTTGAGGCCGATGTCCGCGACCTGGATGCGGGCGCAGGCGTTCGGGCAGCCGTTGATGTTGATGGTGATCGGGTGGTCGAACTCCGGGATGCGGCGCTCCAGTTCGTCGATGAGGGCGGCGCCGCGCGCCTTCGTCTCCACGATCGCCAGCTTGCAGAACTCGATGCCGGTGCAGGCCATCGTGCCGCGCCGGAACGGGGACGGGGTGACCTTGAGGTCGAGCGCCTCCAGTCCGGCGACCAGGGACTCCACCTGCTCCTCGGCCACGTCGAGCACGATCATCTTCTGCTCGGCGGTGGTCCGCACCCGGCCGGAGCCGTGGGCGTCGGCCAGTTCGGCGATCTTGGTGAGCGTGGAGCCGTCGACCCGGCCGACCCGCGCGGCGAAGCCGACGTAGAAGCGGCCGTCCTTCTGCCGGTGCACCCCGAGGTGGTCGCGCCAGGTCTGGGCGGGCTCCTCGGGCGCGGGCCCGTCGATCAGCTCGCGCTTCAGGTACTCGTCCTGAAGGACCTGGCGGAACTTCTCCGGGCCCCAGTCCGCGACCAGGAACTTCAGGCGGGCGCGGGTGCGCAGCCGCCGGTAGCCGTAGTCGCGGAAGATCGCGATGACTCCGCCGTACACATCGGGCACCTCGTCCAGCGGCACCCAGGCGCCGAGCCGCACCCCGAGCTTGGGGTTGGTGGAGAGGCCGCCGCCGACCCAGAGGTCGAAGCCGGGGCCGTGCTCCGGGTGGTCCACGCCGACGAAGGCGATGTCATTGATCTCGTGCGCCACGTCCAGGTGCGGGGAGCCGGAGATCGCCGTCTTGAACTTGCGGGGCAGGTTGGAGAAGTCCGGGTTGCCGATGAACCGCCGCTGGATCTCGTCGATCGCGGGCGTGCCGTCGATGATCTCGTTCTCCGCGACGCCCGCGACGGGCGAGCCGAGGATCGTGCGGGGCGTGTCCCCGCAGGCCTCGGTGGTGGACAGGCCCACCTCTTCGAGCCGCCGCCAGATCTCCGGCACGTCCTCTATGCGGATCCAGTGGTACTGCACGTTCTGCCGGTCGGTGAGGTCGGCGGTGCCGCGCGCGAACTCCTGGGAGATCTCCCCGATCACCCGCAGCTGCCGGGTGGTCAGCCGGCCGCCGTCGATGCGGACGCGCAGCATGAAGAACTCGTCGTCCAGCTCCTCCGGCTCCAGGACGGCCGTCTTGCCGCCGTCGATGCCGGGCTTGCGCTGGGTGTAAAGCCCCCACCAGCGCATGCGTCCGCGCAGGTCGTTGGGGTCGATGGAGTCGAAACCGCGCTTGGAGTAGATCGTCTCAATACGTGTCCGTACGTTGAGACCGTCGTCGTCCTTCTTGAACTGCTCGTTGCCGTTGAGGGGTGTGTGGTGGCCCACGGCCCACTGACCCTCGCCGCGGTGGCGTCCGGCCTTGCGGCGGGGCGTGGAGGTCGCAGGCTGTTCCGGGGTAGCGGCCATGACAATACGTCCTTCGGGACTGCGGGAGGGCGGCTCTGAGCGGCACACTCGCGCTGAGGCGCGGCGGTGCGCAGGGCTGTTCAGAGGGAAGAGGAGGGCGGCGGTGCTGGGACTCTCAGCTCGCCGGACAGATGGCGCTGGACATGCGGCAGAGGTCGACGTGGCGTCGACTCACCAAGGCAATTCCAGTTCCAGACATGACGGAAGCGTGTCACGGGCATCTCGGGGCAGTCCACCACTATCCGCGATATGGACTGCTGGGTCTCGAAGGGTGGGACGGTGTGGCGCCCATCACGCGGCGCGGTGGCGGCATTGGTGACAAAACGCCCACCGGGAAGCTCTGAGGGCGGAGGAGCGACCGCTCCTCCGCCCTCAGAGATCGGGGTGGCTCAGGAGGCGTACGCCCCGGGCCACGGACCGGGCGTCGCCACGGCCGGCTCCACCTCGGTCTTCGTGTCGAAGAGCCGGAAGCCGCGACGCAGATAGTTGTCCATCGCGTGGGGGCCGTCCTTCGAGCAGGTGTGCAGCCACACCCGCTTCGTCGTCGGCCGCTCCGGCCAGCGCTCCGCCAGGTCCCAGGCGCGCGCCACCCCGTAACTGAGGAGGTGGCCGCCGATCCGCCGCCCCCGGAACGCCGGGATCAGCCCGAAGTACATGATCTCGACCACGCCGTCGTCCTGCGGGTCCAGCTCGATGTACCCGGCCGGCGTCCCGTTCTCGTACGCCACCCACGTCTCCGCCCCGGGCCGCTCCAGGGCCTCCTGCCACTGGGCGTACGTCATGCCCAACCGGTCGGTCCAGTGGATGTCACCGCCCACGGCGGAGTAGAGGAACCGGCTGAACTCCGGCAGTACCACCTCGGACCGGACGATACGCAGATCGCCCTCCGGCACGGCGGCCGGCCGGAGATCGTCGGGCGATGACTGCTCCAGCGACCAGACGGTCACCTCGGTGGTCACCGCGGGAGCGGTCGGGGCTGCGGGCTGCGGGGTGTCGCTCATGACGGCCAGAAAACCATGGCGCCGCCCGCCCGCGCACGGCGGCCCCTCCCCGGACCGGCCGCGTGCGCCCCGCGACCCCGCTCAGGCGGTCGGGGCCGCCGCGCGGGCCTCCGCCACCACCGGCCCCGTGGAGTGCGGCAGCAGATCCGCCCGGTCCCGCGGGTGGATCACCTCCACCTCGACGTCGTCCCCGAAGCGGTACGGGCGGTGGGCCAGCACATCCGCCAGATGGCGCCGCAGCCGGGAGACCTCGGCCCGCACCGTCACCGTCCGGGTCGCGTCCCCGAAGATGTCCCGCGCCAGCTCCGAGGCCGACCGCCCCCGCCGGTGCACCGCCAGCGCGTACAACAGCTCCGCGTGCCGCGGTGACAGCCGATGGGTGCGGTCTCCCAGCGGCCCGGTCAGACGCACGGCGAGCGCCCGGGGCCGGCTCAGGTCCAGCACCATCCGTCGCGCCGTCCCCTCCGTGCCGCCGTCGTCCACCCGCACGAGCCAGCCGCCCGGCAACGGCTCGACCCGGCACAGGCCGAGTGAGGGCAGCCACACCGTGCCCGGCCCCAGCGACTTCGGCAGCGGCAGCCGGTCCACCGGCGCCATCCCGGTCACCGCCGCCAGCCGCCCGTGCACGTCCACCGCCAGCGCCCGCCCGCCGACCCGGCACAGGATCGGCGCGGCCACCGCGCGCAGCCGCTCGATCTCCGCCAGGTGACGGGTGCGGATCTCGCCCTCGGCGAGCCGGGCCACCGAGTCGACCAGCGCCAGCGTCGCCGGATGGAACGTGGACGCCGGACCGCTGATGTCCACGATCCCGATCAGCCGGCCGTCGCGCGGATCCCGGACCGGGGCCGCCGCACAGGTCCAGCCGTGCAGCGCCCGGATGAAGTGCTCCGCCGAGTGGACCTGGATGGGGACCCGGGCGGCCAGCGCCGTCCCGATCGCGTTCGTCCCGGTCGCCGCCTCGGCCCAGGCCGCACCCTCCTCCAGGCAGATGTCGTGGGCCCGGCGCAGCACCCCCGTATTGCCCTGCCGCCACAGCACCCGGCCCTCGATGTCGGTCACCACCATGATCTGCTGCGCGGCGTCCGCTATCGAGGCCAGCCCCGCCCGCAGCAACGGCATCAGCTCGCCCAGCGCCGTGCTGTGGCGCCGGTGCTCGATCTCGTCCGCCCGCAGCAGCTCGCTCTCCGGCGACTGGTCGGGGTCGATGCCGCTCCGCACCACCCGGTCCCAGGAGGCGTCGATCTGTGCCCGGGGCGCGACCTCGGACCGGGTCCCCGCCAGCCGCGCCTCCCGCGCCCGGTGGAGCGATCGGGTCGCCTCCCGGCCGGCCCCCTGGCCCGTCACCCGCACCACCCCCGCAGAAGCTGTGTCCGTCATGGTCCCCGTTCCCCCCGAACGCATCCCGCTCCCGGCCCATCCTGCCGTTCACCTGGCCGGACCGCCGATCAGTCCACACAATGGTTGCAACCCTTTGCAACTCTGGCGGTGTCCCACGGGCCGTACAAGACTCGCGGAACACTGTGCGCCGGGCCTGCCCCGGCCGCCCGGTGGTGCAGGAGCATGGAGGGTGGTGCCGTGTCGGCGCAGCACCACCTTCCGTCGCTTCCCCGCCCCGCTACAGCTCCCCGCCCGCCGGCCGGGCCCGTGCCACCACCGAAGCCAGGTCCGGACGGGGCGGCAGCGTCCCGAAGGCCGAGCCCCAGTCCCCGCCGAGCCGCGAGCCGCAGAACGCGTCGGACACCTCCGGCGGAGCCCAGCGCACCAGCAGGGAACCCTGGAGCACCAGCGCGATCCGCTCCACCAGACGCCGCGCCCGCGCCTCGATGCCCTCCAGGTCGGCCAGCTCCGTCAGCAGGCCCTTGATCGCCGCGTCCAGCCGGTGATCCGCCCCGCGCGCACGGCCGACCTCGCGCAGGAACGCGTCCAGCGCCTGCGGCTCCCGCCGCAACGCCCGCAGCACGTCCAGCGCCTGCACATTGCCCGAGCCCTCCCAGATCGAGTTGAGCGGCGCCTCGCGCAACAGCCGGGGCATCCCCGACTCCTCCACGTACCCGTTGCCGCCCAGACACTCCAGCGCCTCGCCCACCACGACGGAGCAGCGCTTGGTGACCCAGTACTTCGCGGCGGGCACCGCGAGCCGCAGGAAGGCCCGTTCCTCCGCCGTGTCCGTGTCGTACGCGGAGGCCAGCCGCATCGCCAGCACCGTCGCCGCCTCCGACTCCAGCGCCAGATCGGCCAGCACGTTGCGCATCAGGGGCTTGTCGATCAGCAGCCCGCCGAACGCACGGCGGTACGCGCTGTGATGGACCGCCTGTGCCACCGCCTGCCGCATCAGCGCGGCCGAACCCACCACGCAGTCCAGCCGCGTGGCCGCCACCATCTCGATGATGGTGCGCACCCCGCGCC is a window from the Streptomyces sp. MMBL 11-1 genome containing:
- a CDS encoding sulfate adenylyltransferase subunit 1, encoding MTTPILSAERLAATTLLRFATAGSVDDGKSTLVGRLLHDSQSILTDQLEAVEQASLNRGQDAPDLALLTDGLRAEREQGITIDVAYRYFATARRRFILADTPGHVQYTRNMVTGASTAELAVVLVDARNGVVEQTRRHAAVAALLRVPHVVLAVNKMDLVDYAEPVFAAIAEEFTAYAASLGVPEITAIPISALAGDNVVEPSAHMDWYGGPTVLEHLETVPVSHDLTACHARFPVQYVIRPQTAEHPDYRGYAGQIAAGVFRVGEPVSVLPSGRTSTITGIDALGESVETAWAPQSVTIRLADDIDISRGDLIAPADDAPAVTRDVEATVCHVADQPLSVGQRVLLKHTTRTVKAIVKDIPSRLTLDDLSQHPAPGQLVANDIGRVVVRTAEPLALDAYADSRRTGSFLLIDPADGTTLSAGMAGASFAAVAEAAAPAADDDAEWDF
- a CDS encoding GNAT family N-acetyltransferase; this encodes MSDTPQPAAPTAPAVTTEVTVWSLEQSSPDDLRPAAVPEGDLRIVRSEVVLPEFSRFLYSAVGGDIHWTDRLGMTYAQWQEALERPGAETWVAYENGTPAGYIELDPQDDGVVEIMYFGLIPAFRGRRIGGHLLSYGVARAWDLAERWPERPTTKRVWLHTCSKDGPHAMDNYLRRGFRLFDTKTEVEPAVATPGPWPGAYAS
- a CDS encoding putative leader peptide, producing the protein MSGTGIALVSRRHVDLCRMSSAICPAS
- a CDS encoding helix-turn-helix domain-containing protein, which encodes MTDTASAGVVRVTGQGAGREATRSLHRAREARLAGTRSEVAPRAQIDASWDRVVRSGIDPDQSPESELLRADEIEHRRHSTALGELMPLLRAGLASIADAAQQIMVVTDIEGRVLWRQGNTGVLRRAHDICLEEGAAWAEAATGTNAIGTALAARVPIQVHSAEHFIRALHGWTCAAAPVRDPRDGRLIGIVDISGPASTFHPATLALVDSVARLAEGEIRTRHLAEIERLRAVAAPILCRVGGRALAVDVHGRLAAVTGMAPVDRLPLPKSLGPGTVWLPSLGLCRVEPLPGGWLVRVDDGGTEGTARRMVLDLSRPRALAVRLTGPLGDRTHRLSPRHAELLYALAVHRRGRSASELARDIFGDATRTVTVRAEVSRLRRHLADVLAHRPYRFGDDVEVEVIHPRDRADLLPHSTGPVVAEARAAAPTA
- a CDS encoding nitrite/sulfite reductase, translated to MAATPEQPATSTPRRKAGRHRGEGQWAVGHHTPLNGNEQFKKDDDGLNVRTRIETIYSKRGFDSIDPNDLRGRMRWWGLYTQRKPGIDGGKTAVLEPEELDDEFFMLRVRIDGGRLTTRQLRVIGEISQEFARGTADLTDRQNVQYHWIRIEDVPEIWRRLEEVGLSTTEACGDTPRTILGSPVAGVAENEIIDGTPAIDEIQRRFIGNPDFSNLPRKFKTAISGSPHLDVAHEINDIAFVGVDHPEHGPGFDLWVGGGLSTNPKLGVRLGAWVPLDEVPDVYGGVIAIFRDYGYRRLRTRARLKFLVADWGPEKFRQVLQDEYLKRELIDGPAPEEPAQTWRDHLGVHRQKDGRFYVGFAARVGRVDGSTLTKIAELADAHGSGRVRTTAEQKMIVLDVAEEQVESLVAGLEALDLKVTPSPFRRGTMACTGIEFCKLAIVETKARGAALIDELERRIPEFDHPITININGCPNACARIQVADIGLKGQLMLDESGNQVEGYQVHLGGALGLEAGFGRKVRGLKVTSAELPDYVERVLGRFQEEREDGERFATWVARAGAESLS
- the cysD gene encoding sulfate adenylyltransferase subunit CysD yields the protein MSTVATVPEGTVNPYTLSHLDSLESEAVHIFREVAGEFERPVILFSGGKDSIVMLHLALKAFAPAPVPFTLLHVDTGHNFPEVLEYRDRTVKKHGLRLHVASVQEYIDAGKLRERPDGTRNPLQTVPLTEAIQQHRFDAVFGGGRRDEEKARAKERVFSLRDEFSQWDPRRQRPELWQLYNGRHAPGEHVRVFPISNWTELDVWQYIERESIELPEIYFAHEREVFNRGGMWLTAGHWGGPKEHEATETRLVRYRTVGDMSCTGAVDSDATTLDAVITEIAASRLTERGATRADDKMSEAAMEDRKREGYF
- a CDS encoding phosphoadenylyl-sulfate reductase, which produces MTDTLLAGQLGDEELRELAERAGRELEDASATDILEWAAATFGPRFCVTSSMEDAVVAHLASRVMPGVDVVFLDTGYHFPETIGTRDAVDAVMDVNVITITPRQTVAEQDAEHGEKLHDRDPDLCCALRKVKPLEDGLTAYAAWATGLRRDESPTRANTPVVGWDAKRRKVKVSPIARWTQDDVDAYVAEHGVLTNPLLMDGYASVGCAPCTRRVLEGEDARAGRWAGRGKTECGLHG
- the cysC gene encoding adenylyl-sulfate kinase gives rise to the protein MTTDQETSMSVTETGATIWLTGLPSAGKTTIAYELAGRLRTEGHRVEVLDGDEIREFLSAGLGFSREDRHTNVARIGFVAELLAANGVKVLVPVIAPFADSREAVRKRHAAESTTYLEVHVATPVEVCSVRDVKGLYAKQAAGEISGLTGVDDPYEAPESPDLRIESHQQTVQESAAALHALLTERGLA
- a CDS encoding ABC transporter substrate-binding protein; amino-acid sequence: MPAPRSTVRRSIAAVAALPLLALTATACGYGSQAKADDAEKANVSAGGKKLSTDTVKIGYFPNITHATALVGIREGTIQKELGGTRVESTTFNAGPSEIEALNAGSIDIGFIGPSPAINGFSKSQGQGLRIISGSASGGVKLVVNPDRIKTPDDVRGKKIATPQLGNTQDVAFLNWISEKGWKVDAQSGKGDVSVVRSDNKVTPDAYRSGDLDGAWVPEPTASKLVSEGAKVLLEEKDLWPDRKFVITNIIVSQKFLDEHPDVVEAVLKGSVATNKWINANPGKAKASANKALENLSGKPLPEEILDPAWESIEITDDPLAGTLRTQAGHSVKSGLLKDPDLRGIYDLGPLNKVLAAEGRPEVADAGLGVK